The proteins below are encoded in one region of Juglans microcarpa x Juglans regia isolate MS1-56 chromosome 4D, Jm3101_v1.0, whole genome shotgun sequence:
- the LOC121261711 gene encoding calcium-dependent protein kinase 11-like gives MKKQGTSSQSTTTRPATTVLPYQTPRLRDHYLIGKKLGQGQFGTTYLCTHKSTEAQYACKSIPKRKLLCKEDYDDVWREIQIMHHLSEHPHVVRIEGTYEDLVFVHLVMELCAGGELFDRIVQKGHYSEREAVKLIKTIVGVVEACHSLGVMHRDLKPENFLFESPADDAKLKATDFGLSVFYKPGEAFHDVVGSPYYVAPEVLKKHYGPEVDVWSAGVILYILLSGVPPFWAETETGIFRQILKGKLDFESAPWPSISESAKDLIRKMLERDPTKRISAHEVLCHPWIVDDRVAPDKPLDSAVLSRLKQFSAMNKLKKMALRVIAERLSEEEIGGLKELFKMIDTDNSGTITFEELKEGLKRVGSNLMESEIKSLMDAADIDNSGSIDYGEFLAATLHVNKMEREENLVAAFTYFDKDGSGYITIDELQQACKDFGLGDVHLDDMIKEIDQDNDGRIDYGEFAAMMRKGDGGVGRSRTMRSNLTFNLADAFGVKETS, from the exons ATGAAGAAACAGGGCACATCATCACAATCGACGACAACAAGGCCTGCGACAACAGTGTTGCCGTACCAGACCCCAAGATTGAGAGATCATTACCTTATTGGGAAGAAGCTTGGCCAAGGCCAATTTGGGACTACCTACCTCTGCACCCACAAGTCTACGGAAGCCCAATACGCCTGCAAGTCAATCCCCAAGAGGAAACTCCTATGCAAGGAAGATTACGACGATGTTTGGAGGGAGATTCAGATCATGCACCATCTCTCCGAGCACCCGCATGTGGTACGGATCGAAGGGACTTATGAGGACTTGGTGTTCGTGCACTTGGTCATGGAGCTGTGCGCTGGGGGCGAGCTGTTCGATAGGATTGTGCAGAAGGGGCATTACAGTGAGAGAGAGGCAGTGAAACTCATAAAGACCATCGTTGGTGTGGTGGAGGCTTGTCACTCTCTCGGCGTTATGCATAGGGATCTCAAGCCCGAGAATTTCTTGTTTGAAAGTCCTGCCGACGATGCCAAGCTCAAGGCCACCGATTTCGGCTTGTCTGTCTTCTACAAGCCAG GAGAAGCTTTCCATGATGTGGTAGGAAGTCCCTATTATGTGGCACCTGAGGTGTTGAAAAAGCATTATGGACCTGAAGTAGATGTATGGAGTGCTGGTGTTATCCTTTACATTTTACTCAGCGGAGTTCCACCTTTTTGGGCTG AAACTGAAACAGGAATCTTTAGGCagattttaaaaggaaaattagattttgaatCTGCACCATGGCCTAGTATTTCAGAAAGTGCAAAAGATTTGATCCGAAAGATGCTCGAGAGGGATCCAACAAAAAGAATTTCTGCCCATGAAGTCCTAT GCCACCCATGGATTGTGGATGACAGAGTTGCACCAGACAAACCTCTAGATTCTGCAGTTTTGTCACGGCTGAAGCAGTTCTCAGCAATGAATAAACTTAAAAAGATGGCTTTGCGT GTCATTGCAGAAAGACTTTCAGAGGAAGAAATCGGTGGTCTGAAAGAATTGTTCAAAATGATTGACACGGACAATAGTGGAACTATAACATTTGAGGAGCTTAAAGAGGGTTTGAAAAGAGTGGGCTCTAATCTAATGGAATCTGAGATCAAGTCTCTGATGGATGCA GCTGATATCGACAACAGTGGATCAATAGACTATGGTGAATTTCTTGCTGCTACATTACACGTGAATAagatggagagagaggagaatCTGGTTGCAGCCTTCACCTATTTTGACAAAGACGGTAGTGGATACATCACCATTGATGAGCTTCAACAAGCTTGCAAGGACTTTGGTCTAGGTGATGTCCATCTAGATGATATGATCAAAGAAATTGATCAAGACAAT GATGGGCGTATCGATTATGGGGAGTTTGCAGCAATGATGAGGAAGGGAGATGGAGGAGTTGGGAGGAGCAGAACAATGAGAAGCAATTTGACCTTTAATTTAGCTGATGCCTTTGGAGTAAAAGAGACGAGCTGA
- the LOC121261712 gene encoding non-structural maintenance of chromosomes element 1 homolog, whose product MSELSWRHQTLIQALLSRGPLKDDEFHSIFTALTGKNSGAHKRLFDEYLLKINKSLSYVQCELRGFRNQYDGQIYYGVVNNVSDEQSKLGTKYSVPQIAFFKAIIEAILQDAAAEGSISDIDVLNIRLETQVLTGTGSQSQGGPTQVPPALKNFSISQKQKALDELVQDQWLTRTPDGNIGLGVRSFLDLRSYFRNNDIPPCQVCNEAGVKAELCQNESCTVRVHKYCLQKLFSQRKGERVCPSCGTQWHYVVPKPELIEEENEADAPTQSQPPSGSKRKRIESSKPGNANAVRTGPSQASRPTSDLRRTTRSTTRSK is encoded by the exons ATGTCGGAGCTGAGCTGGAGACACCAGACCCTCATTCAAGCTTTGTTATCACGTGGCCCTCTCAAGGACGATGAGTTCCATTCCATCTTCACCGCCCTCACTGGCAAAAACTCAG GTGCTCATAAACGGCTATTTGATGAATACCTCCTGAAGATAAATAAGTCACTTTCTTATGTTCAGTGTGAGTTACGGGGCTTCCGAAACCAATACGATGGACAGATTTACTATGGGGTGGTCAATAATGTTTCTGACGAACAGTCCAAGCTGGGAACGAAATATTCGGTTCCCCAGATTGCTTTCTTCAAGGCAATT ATAGAAGCAATTCTGCAAGATGCCGCAGCGGAAGGTAGCATATCTGACATCGATGTCCTTAATATACGGTTGGAGACTCAG GTTTTGACTGGCACAGGATCACAATCACAGGGCGGTCCAACTCAAGTCCCTCCTGCACTTAAGAATTTCTCAATATCTCAGAAGCAAAAAGCTCTGGATGAACTTGTGCAGGATCAGTGGCTTACTCGTACCCCTGATGGTAACATCGGACTTGGTGTCAGATCCTTTCTTGATCTGCGCAGCTATTTCCGTAATAACGATATTCCTCCATGTCAAGTATGCAACGAAGCTGGAGTGAAG GCAGAGTTGTGCCAGAATGAATCTTGTACAGTCCGAGTTCATAAGTACTGCCTACAGAagttattttctcaaagaaag GGTGAAAGAGTTTGTCCAAGTTGCGGGACTCAATGGCATTATGTAGTACCTAAACCGGAGCTCATAGAGGAAGAGAACGAGGCAGATGCACCCACCCAGAGCCAGCCACCTTCAGGATCTAAAAGAAAGAGGATTGAAAGCAGCAAGCCCGGCAATGCAAATGCAGTTCGAACGGGTCCCTCTCAAGCTTCTAGACCTACTTCTGATCTGAGAAGAACAACCCGAAGTACCACCCGTTCAAAGTAA
- the LOC121261713 gene encoding subtilisin-like protease SBT3.4: protein MGKSAVDCPKFFLLDGIGIGIWAALVIKARGKNREGNMGMRIRSFSSLFSTFPLLLSLLLLISIAMAESAPTTKPGDSSPSSSSASVQIVYTERPQGEDPEAFHIRTLTAVLGSEEAAKEALLYSYKTAASGFSAKLTPDQVSQISKQPGVLQVVPSRTLQLHSGPGKLH, encoded by the exons ATGGGAAAATCGGCAGTCGATTgtcctaaattttttttgttggacgGCATTGGTATCGGTATTTGGGCGGCTTTGGTTATAAAAGCGAGAGGGAAAAACAGGGAAGGAAATATGGGTATGCGAATTAGAAGCTTTTCATCTCTGTTTTCGACATTTCCGCTGCTTTTATCCTTGTTGCTGCTGATTTCGATCGCAATGGCCGAGTCTGCTCCCACCACCAAGCCTGGTGATTCTTCTCCTTCATCGTCTTCAGCGTCGGTCCAAATCGTGTACACAGAAAGGCCCCAGGGCGAAGATCCCGAGGCTTTCCACATCCGTACCCTAACCGCCGTCCTCGGcag TGAGGAGGCTGCAAAAGAGGCTCTGTTGTATAGTTACAAGACCGCCGCTAGTGGATTCTCCGCTAAGCTTACCCCCGACCAGGTTTCCCAAATTTCAA AACAACCCGGTGTTCTTCAGGTTGTCCCAAGCCGTACGCTGCAGCTACATTCAGGACCTGGGAAGCTGCACTGA